A stretch of Janibacter endophyticus DNA encodes these proteins:
- a CDS encoding three-helix bundle dimerization domain-containing protein yields MFQPENVDHVIDHIAADLCVRYPEVPCERIEAIVADARQQIEGENHHPEFIGALVEHAAKDVIHSFAGAPEPATGVTC; encoded by the coding sequence ATGTTCCAGCCTGAGAACGTCGATCACGTCATCGACCACATCGCCGCGGACCTCTGCGTCCGCTACCCCGAGGTGCCCTGCGAGCGCATCGAGGCCATCGTCGCCGACGCCCGCCAGCAGATCGAGGGCGAGAACCACCACCCCGAGTTCATCGGCGCGCTCGTCGAGCACGCCGCCAAGGACGTCATCCACTCCTTCGCAGGCGCCCCGGAGCCGGCCACCGGCGTCACCTGCTGA
- a CDS encoding ArsI/CadI family heavy metal resistance metalloenzyme, with protein MSRVQIALDVTDLESSVTFYSTLFGIEPHKRRPGYANFVVENPPVKLVLIETDEATRGTGPKGALNHLGIEVEDGSEVGAARERLSGAGLATFDEDDTTCCYALQDKVWVSDPAGAPWEVYVVKDDNPADGRPATSSHPLLEGTPSGSACCTPTGV; from the coding sequence ATGAGCCGGGTCCAGATCGCCCTCGACGTCACCGACCTCGAGTCCTCCGTCACCTTCTACTCGACCCTCTTCGGGATCGAGCCGCACAAGCGACGCCCGGGGTACGCGAACTTCGTCGTGGAGAACCCGCCGGTCAAGCTCGTCCTGATCGAGACCGACGAGGCCACCCGGGGCACCGGCCCGAAGGGCGCGCTCAACCACCTCGGCATCGAGGTCGAGGACGGCAGCGAGGTGGGCGCCGCGCGCGAGCGTCTCTCCGGTGCCGGGCTGGCGACCTTCGACGAGGACGACACGACCTGCTGCTACGCGCTCCAGGACAAGGTCTGGGTCTCGGACCCGGCGGGTGCCCCGTGGGAGGTCTACGTCGTCAAGGACGACAACCCCGCCGACGGGCGTCCCGCGACCTCGTCCCACCCGCTGCTCGAGGGCACCCCCTCAGGCTCCGCCTGCTGCACGCCGACGGGCGTCTGA
- a CDS encoding ArsR/SmtB family transcription factor, whose translation MSDLIAPEGRTLLATAVERCCATPGSAPLAREDAELVSRLLKAVADPVRLQILSIARCAPGGEVSAGDLQEPLALAQPTVSHHLKVLVDAGMLVRERRGQTAWFTLVPERLELAGRALSG comes from the coding sequence ATGTCCGATCTCATCGCACCTGAGGGCCGCACGCTCCTCGCGACCGCCGTCGAGCGGTGCTGTGCGACCCCGGGCAGTGCCCCGCTGGCCCGGGAGGACGCCGAGCTCGTCTCCCGGCTGCTCAAGGCGGTGGCCGACCCGGTGCGGCTGCAGATCCTCAGCATCGCCCGGTGCGCGCCGGGCGGCGAGGTCTCGGCGGGCGACCTCCAGGAACCGCTCGCCCTCGCCCAGCCGACGGTGAGCCATCACCTCAAGGTCCTCGTCGACGCCGGGATGCTCGTCCGCGAGCGGCGTGGGCAGACCGCCTGGTTCACCCTGGTCCCCGAGCGCCTCGAGCTCGCCGGCCGGGCCCTCTCCGGCTGA
- a CDS encoding uracil-DNA glycosylase, producing MTAHPLVELVHPTWAQALEPVAATITEMGAFLRAEVAAGHGYLPSGEHVLRAFQVPLDEVRVLVVGQDPYPTPGHPIGLSFAVAPDVRPLPRSLANIYRELVDDLGVPAPGSGDLTPWTEQGVMLLNRCLTVRPGAPNSHQGRGWERVTDRAIEALAARGGPLVAILWGRNARNLAPVLGETPRIESAHPSPLSARNGFFGSRPFSRTNDLLARQGADPIDWRLP from the coding sequence GTGACCGCGCACCCCCTCGTCGAGCTCGTCCACCCGACGTGGGCGCAGGCCCTCGAGCCGGTGGCCGCGACGATCACTGAGATGGGCGCCTTCCTGCGCGCCGAGGTGGCCGCCGGGCACGGATACCTGCCGAGCGGCGAGCACGTCCTGCGGGCCTTCCAGGTCCCGCTCGACGAGGTGCGCGTCCTCGTCGTCGGCCAGGACCCCTACCCCACGCCGGGGCACCCGATCGGGCTCTCCTTCGCCGTCGCCCCGGATGTCCGGCCGCTGCCCCGCTCCCTCGCGAACATCTACCGGGAGCTCGTCGACGACCTCGGCGTCCCGGCACCGGGCAGCGGCGACCTCACCCCGTGGACCGAGCAGGGCGTCATGCTCCTCAACCGCTGCCTCACCGTGCGTCCAGGCGCCCCGAACTCCCACCAGGGACGTGGATGGGAGCGGGTCACCGACCGGGCCATCGAGGCGCTCGCTGCCCGCGGCGGACCGCTCGTCGCGATCCTCTGGGGCCGAAACGCCCGCAACCTCGCGCCCGTTCTCGGCGAGACCCCGAGGATCGAGTCGGCCCACCCCTCGCCGCTCTCGGCGCGCAACGGCTTCTTCGGCTCGCGCCCCTTCTCCCGCACCAACGACCTCCTCGCCCGTCAGGGCGCCGACCCCATCGACTGGAGACTGCCGTGA
- a CDS encoding LCP family protein has protein sequence MLRPRLPLGVTAAVSAVALAACSGQADEPAASSTTSSPTTSSAAPSTPSPAIEGAPDALAAAVTDRYGAEVAGQAGLGRWRGDEVAVVTGEDEQEGDVTLAVRPKGKRSWVVVGGWWPSLGDEGTARLGGRQHVLLIGSDARKGEKVGRARADALQLVGTDGKGGAGVMGFARDLWVPIPGHGSGKLNSAMVYRGPRGQVDAVREVSGISPTGYVLADFTGFRRAVDEAGGLRVSLPDGLRSHLPGGRLPQGRQEIDGRSAVALARERKTLAGGDFDRSANQGLMVGAIALQARLAGPSGLPRLVTILDKHTESDLTATEMLRFSAGFYRVDPTKVGRAVAKGGFGTAGGQSIVILDGASKKALRDFRDGRLG, from the coding sequence GTGCTTCGCCCCCGCCTGCCCCTCGGCGTGACCGCTGCGGTCTCCGCCGTCGCGCTCGCCGCCTGCTCCGGGCAGGCCGACGAGCCGGCGGCGAGCTCGACGACGTCGAGCCCGACCACCTCGTCAGCGGCACCCTCCACCCCTTCGCCTGCGATCGAGGGGGCACCGGACGCGCTGGCCGCGGCGGTCACCGACCGGTACGGCGCCGAGGTGGCCGGCCAGGCCGGGCTGGGCCGCTGGCGCGGCGACGAGGTCGCCGTCGTCACCGGCGAGGACGAGCAGGAGGGCGACGTCACCCTCGCCGTGCGCCCGAAGGGCAAGAGGTCCTGGGTCGTCGTCGGCGGCTGGTGGCCGTCGCTGGGGGACGAGGGCACGGCGCGGCTCGGGGGGCGGCAGCATGTCCTGCTCATCGGGTCGGACGCCCGCAAGGGCGAGAAGGTGGGACGTGCCCGCGCCGACGCGCTCCAGCTCGTCGGGACCGACGGCAAGGGCGGAGCAGGCGTCATGGGCTTCGCCCGCGACCTCTGGGTGCCGATCCCCGGGCACGGCAGCGGCAAGCTCAACTCGGCGATGGTCTACCGCGGGCCGCGGGGGCAGGTCGACGCGGTCCGCGAGGTCAGCGGGATCAGCCCGACGGGGTACGTGCTGGCGGACTTCACCGGATTCCGGAGGGCGGTCGACGAGGCGGGAGGACTGAGGGTCTCGCTGCCCGACGGACTCCGGTCACACCTGCCCGGCGGCCGGCTCCCGCAGGGCCGGCAGGAGATCGACGGCAGGTCCGCGGTTGCTCTCGCCCGGGAGCGCAAGACCCTGGCCGGCGGCGACTTCGACCGGTCCGCCAACCAGGGGCTCATGGTCGGGGCCATCGCGCTCCAGGCCCGCCTGGCCGGCCCGTCAGGCCTGCCGCGGCTCGTGACGATCCTCGACAAGCACACCGAGTCCGACCTCACCGCCACCGAGATGCTGCGCTTCTCGGCCGGCTTCTACCGCGTCGACCCGACGAAGGTCGGCCGCGCGGTCGCCAAGGGTGGCTTCGGCACGGCCGGGGGCCAGTCGATCGTCATCCTCGACGGGGCGTCGAAGAAGGCGCTCCGGGACTTCCGCGACGGTCGCCTGGGCTAG
- a CDS encoding pyridoxal phosphate-dependent decarboxylase family protein: MFGNDKAVDELGRMVLDYAEERLTLHPVPLDYVLSEAELLDRAGQTITTEGIGGARAMDLFAEVLAPACLSVDHPRYLSFIPCAPSDAAAMFDLVVGASSMYAGSWLEGSGAVFAENQALRWIADLAGLPEQAGGVFVPGGTIGNLSALVAARHAARARAVEEAKGEGRPLRPWRVVATAGAHSSIQSACDVMDAELVTVEPDEHLRLTGPALREVLEREGPETFFAVVATAGTTNFGVVDDLAGVAEVCAEHGIWFHVDGAYGGAALAAPSVRSLFDGVERADSFIVDPHKWLFAPFDCCALIYREPALARAAHTQRAGYLDVLTEAAQWNPTDYSVGLTRRARGLPLWFSLATHGTAAYTRAIERTLEVARHAESEVERRPDLELVRHRDLSVVVFRRLGWGPGDYQAWSDRMLEDEFAFVVPTTHDGETLARFAIVNPETTEADIDAILDTMA, from the coding sequence ATGTTCGGAAACGACAAGGCGGTCGACGAGCTCGGCCGGATGGTGCTCGACTACGCCGAGGAGCGGCTCACCCTGCACCCGGTGCCGCTGGACTACGTCCTGTCCGAGGCCGAGCTGCTCGACCGGGCGGGCCAGACCATCACCACCGAGGGCATCGGCGGTGCCCGGGCGATGGACCTCTTCGCCGAGGTCCTGGCGCCGGCCTGCCTCTCGGTGGACCACCCCCGCTACCTCTCCTTCATCCCGTGCGCGCCGAGCGACGCCGCGGCGATGTTCGACCTCGTCGTCGGAGCGTCCTCGATGTACGCCGGCTCCTGGCTCGAGGGCTCGGGCGCGGTCTTCGCCGAGAACCAGGCGCTGCGCTGGATCGCCGATCTCGCGGGGCTGCCCGAGCAGGCCGGCGGGGTCTTCGTCCCGGGCGGGACGATCGGCAACCTCTCCGCCCTCGTCGCGGCGCGGCACGCCGCCCGCGCGCGGGCCGTCGAGGAGGCGAAGGGGGAGGGCCGCCCCCTTCGTCCGTGGCGGGTGGTAGCCACCGCCGGGGCGCACAGCTCGATCCAGTCGGCCTGCGACGTCATGGACGCCGAGCTCGTGACCGTCGAGCCGGACGAGCACCTGCGCCTCACCGGACCCGCGCTGCGCGAGGTCCTCGAGCGCGAGGGCCCCGAGACCTTCTTCGCCGTCGTCGCGACGGCCGGGACGACGAACTTCGGTGTCGTGGACGACCTCGCCGGTGTCGCCGAGGTCTGCGCCGAGCACGGCATCTGGTTCCACGTCGACGGGGCGTACGGCGGGGCGGCGCTCGCGGCGCCGAGCGTTCGGTCCCTCTTCGACGGGGTCGAGCGGGCGGACTCCTTCATCGTCGACCCGCACAAGTGGCTCTTCGCCCCCTTCGACTGCTGCGCGCTGATCTACCGCGAGCCGGCGCTCGCCCGGGCCGCCCACACCCAGCGGGCCGGCTACCTCGACGTGCTCACCGAGGCGGCCCAGTGGAACCCGACGGACTACTCCGTCGGGCTGACCCGCCGGGCCCGTGGGCTGCCGCTGTGGTTCAGCCTCGCGACGCACGGGACGGCCGCGTACACGCGGGCGATCGAGCGCACCCTCGAGGTCGCCCGTCACGCCGAGTCCGAGGTCGAGCGGCGCCCCGACCTCGAGCTCGTCCGCCACCGGGACCTCTCCGTCGTCGTCTTCCGCCGGCTCGGCTGGGGGCCGGGGGACTACCAGGCGTGGTCGGACCGGATGCTCGAGGACGAGTTCGCCTTCGTCGTCCCGACGACGCACGACGGCGAGACCCTGGCCCGCTTCGCCATCGTCAACCCTGAGACGACCGAGGCCGACATCGACGCCATCCTCGACACCATGGCCTGA
- a CDS encoding arsenate reductase ArsC, protein MTTHAPDPYPAIVDDLAYSYDGVFSRESVEQAVATARQQLQSVSRIPTFLPVLVAKQAREELMAAAQADGRVSRRVPELLFICVHNAGRSQMAAALAQHLSNGRVHVRSAGSKPTDAINPVVVEALAERGISLTEAYPKPLTDSAVRAADVIITMGCGDACPVYPGRRYEDWTVADPKDADLSTVRDIRDDIQGRVTALLREILD, encoded by the coding sequence ATGACCACCCACGCCCCGGATCCCTACCCGGCCATCGTCGACGATCTCGCCTACTCGTACGACGGCGTCTTCTCCCGCGAGTCGGTCGAGCAGGCAGTCGCGACCGCGCGCCAGCAGCTGCAGAGCGTCTCGCGGATCCCGACCTTCCTGCCCGTGCTCGTCGCGAAGCAGGCCCGGGAGGAGCTGATGGCTGCGGCCCAGGCGGACGGCCGGGTGAGCAGGCGTGTGCCCGAGCTGCTCTTCATCTGCGTGCACAACGCCGGCCGTTCCCAGATGGCCGCGGCCCTCGCGCAGCACCTCTCCAACGGCCGGGTGCACGTCCGCTCCGCCGGCTCGAAGCCCACCGACGCGATCAACCCGGTCGTCGTCGAGGCCCTCGCCGAGCGAGGGATCTCGCTCACCGAGGCCTACCCCAAGCCGCTCACCGACTCCGCCGTGCGCGCCGCCGACGTCATCATCACGATGGGGTGCGGTGACGCCTGCCCCGTCTACCCCGGCCGCCGCTACGAGGACTGGACGGTCGCCGACCCCAAGGACGCCGACCTGAGCACCGTCCGCGACATCCGCGACGACATCCAGGGCCGGGTCACCGCCCTGCTGCGCGAGATCCTCGACTGA
- a CDS encoding arsenate reductase ArsC, with protein MTAFPDRPSVLFVCVHNAGRSQMAQAWVSHLAGDAVEVRSAGSAPGDAVNPAAVEAMAEVGIDMSAAEPKVLTADTVQASDVVITMGCGDACPIFPGKRYEDWALEDPAGKGVESVRPIRDEIRGRVEELLGSLGVRV; from the coding sequence ATGACCGCCTTCCCCGACCGTCCGTCCGTCCTCTTCGTCTGCGTCCACAACGCCGGGCGCTCGCAGATGGCCCAGGCCTGGGTCAGCCACCTCGCCGGGGACGCGGTCGAGGTCCGCTCGGCCGGCTCGGCCCCCGGCGACGCCGTCAACCCGGCGGCCGTCGAGGCGATGGCCGAGGTGGGCATCGACATGAGCGCGGCCGAGCCGAAGGTCCTCACCGCCGACACCGTGCAGGCCAGCGACGTCGTCATCACGATGGGGTGCGGCGACGCCTGCCCGATCTTCCCCGGCAAGCGCTACGAGGACTGGGCGCTCGAGGACCCGGCCGGCAAGGGTGTCGAGTCCGTCCGACCGATACGCGACGAGATCAGGGGGCGCGTCGAGGAGCTCCTCGGCTCCCTCGGGGTCCGGGTCTGA
- a CDS encoding DUF3263 domain-containing protein has protein sequence MKTATQQQSSTAAPLSDRDREILAFERQWWTYQGAKEQMIKELFDMSSTRYYQVLNGLINNPAALAEDPMLVKRLRRMRQSRQRSRSARRLGFDA, from the coding sequence GTGAAGACCGCCACGCAGCAGCAGAGCAGCACCGCCGCCCCGCTGAGCGACCGCGACCGGGAGATCCTCGCCTTCGAGCGCCAGTGGTGGACCTACCAGGGCGCCAAGGAGCAGATGATCAAGGAGCTCTTCGACATGAGCTCCACGCGCTACTACCAGGTGCTCAACGGGCTCATCAACAACCCGGCCGCGCTCGCGGAGGACCCGATGCTCGTCAAGCGGCTCCGCCGCATGCGCCAGTCACGCCAGCGCAGCCGCAGCGCGCGCCGCCTCGGCTTCGACGCCTGA
- a CDS encoding WS/DGAT/MGAT family O-acyltransferase, which yields MTDAMTPTGPVQLPGLDAAFLGLEASRQTGHVGSLAVLDPSGLDVPFDLAHLRALVAERLPRLGHFRRRLKHVPLGLDRPYWVDDVDFDLEYHVRELALAQPGTQEILLDAVARIHERPLDLTRPLWESYVITGLEGGKVAVYTKVHHAMIDGVTGVELFVSLIDLEPGRLPGDPAPFEPQAEPSGLSLLARAALGVTRRPKDAVTLAAAAVRYLPALAFQAQPMLSRLIGRSGAFETAATPLRAPATPFNTRISAQRRIGLARLPLEDLRTIKSAFGVSVNDVVLAVCAGSLRGWLQRHGGATNTPLVTMVPVALAGDRSGAAGNSVTAMFTPLPVHLDDPVQRVLATHSSSRAAKEHGAAIPQELYEGGIQFAPPILLSRAMRTFFDLGVLRRVRTFNTVVSNIPGPDITVYLGGAMVETIYPLSIIVDGMGMNITLQGLGKHLGVGVVGCRRAVPDAQSIADGLLTEIDVLLAAAQAQAKGD from the coding sequence ATGACTGACGCGATGACACCCACCGGTCCGGTCCAGCTGCCCGGCCTCGACGCGGCCTTCCTCGGGCTCGAGGCGTCGCGGCAGACAGGGCACGTCGGCAGCCTCGCGGTCCTCGACCCCAGCGGTCTCGATGTCCCCTTCGACCTCGCGCACCTGCGGGCGCTCGTCGCCGAGCGGCTGCCCCGGCTCGGTCACTTCCGCCGCCGGCTCAAGCACGTCCCTCTCGGCCTCGACCGCCCCTACTGGGTCGACGACGTCGACTTCGACCTCGAGTACCACGTGCGCGAGCTGGCCCTCGCCCAGCCCGGGACGCAGGAGATTCTCCTCGACGCCGTCGCCCGGATCCACGAGCGCCCGCTCGACCTCACCCGTCCGCTGTGGGAGAGCTACGTCATCACCGGCCTCGAGGGCGGCAAGGTCGCGGTCTACACCAAGGTCCACCACGCGATGATCGACGGCGTGACGGGCGTCGAGCTCTTCGTCTCGCTCATCGACCTCGAGCCCGGCCGGCTCCCGGGCGATCCCGCCCCCTTCGAGCCCCAGGCGGAACCGTCCGGGCTCAGCCTGCTCGCCCGGGCCGCGCTCGGCGTGACCCGTCGGCCCAAGGACGCGGTCACGCTGGCGGCAGCGGCCGTACGGTACCTCCCGGCGCTCGCCTTCCAGGCCCAGCCGATGCTGTCGCGACTCATCGGGCGCAGCGGAGCCTTCGAGACCGCGGCGACCCCGTTGCGGGCACCGGCGACGCCCTTCAACACCCGGATCAGCGCCCAACGGCGCATCGGTCTGGCTCGGCTGCCGCTCGAGGACCTGCGGACCATCAAGTCGGCCTTCGGGGTGTCCGTCAACGACGTCGTCCTCGCGGTCTGCGCAGGCTCGCTGCGGGGCTGGCTGCAGCGGCACGGCGGTGCGACGAACACACCCCTGGTGACGATGGTCCCGGTCGCCCTCGCCGGTGACCGCAGCGGGGCCGCCGGCAACTCGGTGACAGCGATGTTCACCCCGTTGCCGGTTCACCTCGACGACCCCGTGCAGCGGGTCCTCGCCACGCACTCGAGCAGCCGCGCGGCCAAGGAGCACGGCGCGGCGATCCCGCAGGAGCTCTACGAGGGTGGCATCCAGTTCGCCCCGCCGATCCTGCTGTCGCGGGCGATGCGGACCTTCTTCGATCTCGGCGTGCTGCGGCGGGTCCGGACCTTCAACACCGTCGTCTCGAACATCCCCGGTCCGGACATCACCGTCTACCTCGGGGGTGCCATGGTCGAGACCATCTATCCGCTCTCGATCATCGTCGACGGCATGGGCATGAACATCACCCTCCAGGGCCTCGGCAAGCACCTGGGCGTCGGCGTGGTCGGCTGCCGGCGGGCCGTGCCCGACGCGCAGTCGATCGCGGACGGGCTGCTCACCGAGATCGACGTCCTCCTCGCGGCTGCGCAGGCGCAGGCGAAGGGGGACTGA
- a CDS encoding acyl-CoA dehydrogenase family protein — translation MPATRLMPSEIGDDLIDLTRTICDKALRPRVDDTERAAESGEVFPREVFAELGAAGLLSLPYPEEHGGGGQPYEVYLQVVEEIGSAWMSVAVGTSVHSLTCYPVATFGSTEQQQALLPEMLSGDQLGAYALSEPLAGSDVGSMTTRATRDGDGWRLKGRKAWISHAGHADFYTTFARTSEDGGRGITCFVVPAAAEGLSFGAPEKKMGLHGDTVREVYYEDVYVGDDRRVGEVGQGMAIALSALDAGRLGIAAASTGLAQAALDVAVRYASEREQFGRPIASNQGLAFLLADMEAAVTSARATYLHAARMRDADRPFGTQAAVAKLVATDAAMKVTTDAIQVLGGAGYTADFPVERYFREAKVTQIFEGTNQIQRLVISRNLLRDLTAGRTKG, via the coding sequence ATGCCAGCAACCCGGCTCATGCCCTCCGAGATCGGTGACGACCTCATCGACCTCACCCGCACCATCTGCGACAAGGCGCTGCGCCCGCGGGTGGACGACACCGAGCGCGCGGCCGAGTCCGGGGAGGTCTTCCCGCGCGAGGTCTTCGCCGAGCTCGGGGCGGCGGGTCTGCTCTCGCTCCCCTATCCCGAGGAGCACGGGGGAGGCGGCCAGCCGTACGAGGTCTACCTCCAGGTCGTCGAGGAGATCGGCTCGGCGTGGATGTCGGTCGCCGTCGGCACCTCGGTGCACAGCCTCACCTGCTACCCCGTCGCGACCTTCGGGTCGACCGAGCAGCAGCAGGCACTCCTGCCGGAGATGCTCTCGGGCGACCAGCTCGGTGCCTATGCCCTCTCGGAGCCGCTCGCCGGCTCGGACGTCGGGTCGATGACGACGCGGGCGACGCGTGACGGCGACGGCTGGCGGCTCAAGGGCCGCAAGGCGTGGATCAGCCACGCCGGCCATGCGGACTTCTACACGACCTTCGCCCGGACGAGCGAGGACGGCGGCCGCGGGATCACCTGCTTCGTCGTCCCCGCGGCCGCGGAGGGTCTCTCCTTCGGCGCGCCGGAGAAGAAGATGGGTCTGCACGGCGACACCGTCCGCGAGGTCTACTACGAGGACGTCTACGTCGGTGACGACCGCCGGGTCGGGGAGGTCGGTCAGGGCATGGCCATCGCCCTGTCCGCCCTCGATGCCGGGCGGCTCGGCATCGCCGCGGCCTCCACCGGGCTCGCTCAGGCCGCGCTCGACGTCGCCGTGCGCTACGCGAGCGAGCGCGAGCAGTTCGGCCGGCCGATCGCGAGCAACCAGGGCCTGGCCTTCCTGCTCGCGGACATGGAGGCTGCGGTGACCTCAGCCCGGGCCACCTACCTCCACGCCGCCCGGATGCGCGATGCCGACCGGCCCTTCGGCACCCAGGCGGCCGTCGCGAAGCTCGTCGCGACCGACGCGGCCATGAAGGTGACGACCGACGCCATCCAGGTCCTGGGCGGCGCCGGCTACACGGCGGACTTCCCGGTCGAGCGCTACTTCCGCGAGGCCAAGGTGACCCAGATCTTCGAGGGCACGAACCAGATCCAGCGACTCGTCATCTCCCGCAACCTCCTGCGCGACCTCACGGCCGGCCGGACGAAGGGGTGA
- a CDS encoding SGNH/GDSL hydrolase family protein, with protein sequence MTQPPLWTSYVAVGDSFSEGMSEPDPRTEDAYLGWADRLADALARRLEETGDAAEPFRYANLAVRGRKIDDVLDRQLEAALPMGADLVSIVGGGNDILRPSVDLDDIADRLERAVERTRATGADVLLATPTDPAKAGLLSSLRPRHAVHTANLFSIAQRHGAYVLNLWTMRSLRDWRMWSQDRIHLSPEGHRRVSLAALDALGLDTDRTDWTTPLPHEPLVPRTERLVEHGRWVRTHAGPWVHRRLTGRSSGDSIAAKRPELSPLRPGELPFG encoded by the coding sequence GTGACCCAGCCGCCCCTGTGGACCTCCTACGTCGCCGTCGGCGACTCCTTCAGCGAAGGGATGTCCGAGCCGGACCCGCGGACCGAGGACGCCTACCTCGGCTGGGCCGACCGGCTCGCCGACGCGCTGGCCCGCCGTCTCGAGGAGACCGGTGACGCGGCCGAGCCGTTCCGGTACGCGAACCTCGCGGTCCGCGGGCGCAAGATCGACGACGTCCTCGACCGGCAGCTCGAGGCGGCCCTGCCCATGGGGGCCGACCTCGTCTCGATCGTCGGGGGCGGCAACGACATCCTCCGGCCGAGCGTCGACCTCGACGACATCGCCGACCGGCTCGAGCGGGCGGTCGAGCGGACGCGGGCGACCGGCGCCGATGTCCTCCTCGCGACGCCCACCGACCCGGCGAAGGCGGGCCTGCTGTCCTCCCTTCGCCCCCGGCACGCCGTGCACACGGCCAACCTCTTCTCCATCGCCCAGCGCCACGGCGCGTACGTCCTCAACCTCTGGACGATGCGCTCGCTGCGCGACTGGCGGATGTGGTCGCAGGACCGGATCCACCTCTCCCCCGAGGGCCACCGGCGGGTCTCGCTCGCCGCGCTCGACGCGCTCGGGCTGGACACCGACCGCACCGACTGGACGACACCGCTGCCGCACGAGCCGCTCGTGCCCCGCACCGAGCGGCTCGTCGAGCACGGCCGGTGGGTCCGCACGCACGCCGGACCGTGGGTGCACCGCCGCCTCACGGGCCGCTCCTCCGGTGACAGCATCGCGGCCAAGCGGCCCGAGCTGAGCCCCCTTCGCCCGGGCGAGCTGCCCTTCGGCTAG
- the arsB gene encoding ACR3 family arsenite efflux transporter, with translation MTTTTQGPAEGTDVVRQMSFLDRYLAVWIGLAMAAGLLLGRMFGGLDDALNSVQLQGISLPIAIGLLVMMYPPLAKVRYDRLGTVAADKPMMISSLLLNWVFGPALMFALAWVFLPDLPEYRTGLIIVGLARCIAMVIIWNDLACGDREAAAVLVAINSVFQILAFAGLGWFYLSVLPGWLGLEQSALDVSFTQIAASVLVFLGVPLLAGYLSRRIGEGTKGRDWYEGTFLPRISPLALIGLLFTIVLLFAFQGDQITRQPLDVARIALPLLVYFAVMWGGGYLLGKGLGMTYERTTTLAFTAAGNNFELAIAVAIATFGITSGQALAGVVGPLIEVPVLVGLVYVSLALRDRFTHQSTTPSPER, from the coding sequence ATGACCACCACCACCCAGGGCCCCGCCGAGGGCACGGACGTCGTCCGCCAGATGTCTTTCCTCGACCGCTACCTCGCGGTCTGGATCGGCCTGGCCATGGCGGCCGGGCTGCTGCTGGGCCGGATGTTCGGCGGGCTCGACGACGCGCTGAACTCCGTGCAGCTGCAGGGCATCTCGCTGCCGATCGCCATCGGCCTGCTCGTCATGATGTACCCCCCGCTGGCGAAGGTCCGCTACGACCGGCTCGGGACCGTCGCCGCGGACAAGCCGATGATGATCAGCTCTCTGCTGCTCAACTGGGTCTTCGGACCGGCGCTGATGTTCGCGCTCGCCTGGGTCTTCCTGCCCGACCTGCCCGAGTACCGCACGGGCCTGATCATCGTCGGGCTCGCCCGGTGCATCGCGATGGTCATCATCTGGAACGACCTGGCCTGCGGCGATCGCGAGGCAGCCGCCGTGCTCGTCGCGATCAACTCGGTCTTCCAGATCCTCGCCTTCGCCGGGCTCGGCTGGTTCTACCTCTCCGTGCTGCCGGGCTGGCTCGGGCTCGAGCAGTCGGCCCTCGACGTCTCCTTCACCCAGATCGCCGCGTCGGTGCTCGTCTTCCTCGGCGTGCCCCTGCTCGCCGGCTACCTCTCGCGTCGCATCGGTGAGGGAACCAAGGGGCGCGACTGGTACGAGGGCACCTTCCTGCCCCGGATCTCCCCCCTCGCCCTCATCGGGCTGCTCTTCACGATCGTCCTGCTCTTCGCCTTCCAGGGCGACCAGATCACCCGCCAGCCGCTCGACGTCGCCCGGATCGCGCTGCCGCTGCTCGTCTACTTCGCCGTGATGTGGGGCGGCGGCTACCTCCTCGGCAAGGGGCTCGGCATGACCTACGAGCGCACGACGACGCTCGCCTTCACCGCCGCCGGCAACAACTTCGAGCTCGCCATCGCCGTCGCGATCGCCACCTTCGGCATCACCTCCGGCCAAGCCCTCGCCGGGGTCGTCGGCCCGCTCATCGAGGTCCCGGTCCTCGTCGGCCTCGTCTACGTCTCGCTCGCCCTGCGGGACCGCTTCACCCACCAGAGCACCACCCCTTCGCCCGAGAGGTGA